In [Limnothrix rosea] IAM M-220, a single window of DNA contains:
- a CDS encoding ABC transporter ATP-binding protein — translation MTSTAVSLDKVTKVFGKVPVVNELSFDIQAGEMYGLLGPNGAGKSTTIRMLITLTEPSGGSIQVAGEDIQRNPAHAKRNIGVVLQQMSVDVDLTVWENLEFHGRLHHIPNPLRQRLIRQSLEYVELGDRRDTLVKTLSGGMKRRVQIARALLHEPKILFLDEPTVGLDPQTRRRLWEIIRELNNNGMTILLTTHYMEEAATLCDRIGIMEAGQLIEEGTVDELQEKYGRGLMIRQHNERWDYQFFPTVQEAEQHLSNLTDKRGVMVRESNLEDIFVELTGRQLD, via the coding sequence ATGACATCCACTGCGGTTTCCCTCGATAAAGTCACTAAGGTTTTCGGCAAAGTGCCTGTTGTCAATGAGCTTTCCTTTGATATTCAGGCGGGGGAAATGTATGGTCTGCTGGGGCCTAACGGCGCAGGAAAATCCACCACCATTCGGATGTTAATTACATTGACAGAGCCCAGTGGTGGCAGCATTCAGGTGGCAGGGGAAGATATACAGCGCAATCCCGCCCATGCTAAACGCAATATTGGAGTTGTCCTCCAGCAGATGAGTGTCGATGTGGATCTGACGGTTTGGGAAAATCTGGAATTTCACGGGCGCTTGCACCATATCCCTAATCCGTTGCGTCAACGCTTAATTCGCCAGTCCCTCGAATATGTCGAGCTGGGCGATCGCCGGGATACTTTAGTCAAAACCTTATCGGGTGGTATGAAACGTCGGGTACAAATTGCGCGGGCGCTATTACACGAACCCAAAATTTTATTTCTTGATGAGCCGACCGTTGGCCTTGACCCCCAAACACGCCGCCGCCTCTGGGAAATTATCCGTGAGCTAAACAATAACGGCATGACTATTCTCCTGACGACCCACTATATGGAAGAGGCAGCCACCCTCTGCGATCGCATTGGCATTATGGAAGCAGGTCAACTCATCGAAGAAGGCACAGTGGATGAACTGCAAGAAAAATATGGTCGCGGTCTAATGATTCGACAGCACAATGAGCGCTGGGATTATCAGTTCTTCCCGACGGTACAGGAGGCAGAGCAACACCTGTCTAACCTGACCGACAAGCGGGGTGTGATGGTGCGTGAGTCTAACCTTGAAGATATTTTTGTGGAGCTCACGGGGCGGCAACTAGATTAA